Below is a window of Vibrio sp. SS-MA-C1-2 DNA.
TGGACGAACGTTCTCAGCTTGTGGACCTTTCTGGCCAGAACCGATAGTGAACTCTACTTTTTGGCCTTCAGCTAAAGTTTTGAAACCATCAGATTGGATAGAGCTGAAATGTACGAATACATCAGGTCCGTTATCTTGAGTGATGAAACCAAAACCTTTAGATTCGTTGAAAAACTTAACTGCGCCAGTAACTGTGTTAGACATGATATTGTCCTGTCATTATTAATAAAAAATGTATATGGACTTGCAAAATAACTCTTATTACATTTAATGAATGACAGACCGAAAACTCGAAATGAAACACACTACAAATAAGAAGATTCTCAAGTAGTAACTATTTTACGTTAGGCGCTAGTCATGTCAATCGTTATCCAATATAAAGTTGCTGTTTTTGCTGCTATTTACTCTAAAGTGTGATGCACCGAAATATTTTTAAGCAGAAAGGTAATTTTCAACCTGCAATAATATGATCTCGGTGACTATTTATTGTTAAAGTAACGGGGCAAAAAGATAGAAAAACTGCTCAACAGGTTTATTTATTAATGCTCGTTGTTGCCATGTTCGAGGGTCAACTTGTTCTGACTGCTTTAGATATTGGTGTTGTAGTTGAGTAAATTGATGACAGAATTCAGGCTCATCAATCGCTAGCGTCACTTCGAAATTTAACCATAAACTCCGCATATCCAAATTAACCGTACCAACTAAGCAAAATTCATTATCAATAACGACGGATTTTGTATGTAATAATCCACCTTTA
It encodes the following:
- a CDS encoding cold-shock protein → MSNTVTGAVKFFNESKGFGFITQDNGPDVFVHFSSIQSDGFKTLAEGQKVEFTIGSGQKGPQAENVRPL